A window of the Brachybacterium sacelli genome harbors these coding sequences:
- a CDS encoding conjugal transfer protein TrbL — protein MGVCDVPIISSVCDTAGEAAASLVAAPFDWLAQAMGAAAGWLFEAVWSVFDTTTLVDVTREEYVAVYNILFGIAVFVMLIFFCLQLITGLIRRDPTALSRAALGLAKSVLGSFVVITLTALLLEIVDQLCIGIIQAAGETTESMGDKITLLAAGLVGINIAAPGVGAIITIFLAGLAIAAAAIVWLSLLVRKALLLVAIVLAPLAFSGASWDATRGWIGKWAMFVIALICSKLVLVVMFLVAITQVSAPIDGDLSSVSDPIAGIVLMAMAAFAPYLTYKFLSFVGFDMYHAIGSEQDAKNALNRPVPTPTKPAGDGPKKVLDSGGEGSKTGGGGGGGGGGEKNPPQPKNPASQASESTAGAGRGKAAAGAGGGKAAAGGSVGAGASGGAGASAGAGAAAGPAAAAVVAAKVAKDAATAGPKAGKALGGQGETATDSAAQTGSTPPPAAQKPQPSTSAPKTPSSGPSQPTPRPPKQPPPAPKPTGKE, from the coding sequence GTGGGTGTGTGCGACGTCCCCATCATCTCGTCCGTCTGCGACACCGCCGGCGAAGCCGCCGCGTCCCTGGTCGCGGCGCCGTTCGACTGGCTCGCCCAAGCCATGGGCGCCGCGGCCGGCTGGTTGTTCGAGGCCGTCTGGTCCGTCTTCGACACCACCACCCTCGTAGACGTCACCCGTGAGGAGTACGTGGCGGTCTACAACATCCTGTTCGGCATCGCGGTCTTCGTGATGCTGATCTTCTTCTGCCTCCAGCTCATCACCGGACTCATCCGCCGCGACCCCACCGCCCTGTCCCGCGCCGCACTTGGCTTGGCGAAGTCCGTGCTCGGCTCGTTCGTCGTCATCACCCTGACCGCGCTGCTGTTGGAGATCGTCGATCAACTCTGCATCGGGATCATCCAGGCCGCCGGGGAGACCACCGAGTCCATGGGCGACAAGATCACCCTGCTCGCCGCCGGGCTGGTCGGAATCAACATCGCCGCACCGGGCGTGGGGGCGATCATCACGATTTTCCTCGCCGGCCTCGCCATCGCCGCAGCCGCCATCGTCTGGCTCTCCCTCCTCGTCCGCAAAGCCCTGCTGCTGGTCGCGATCGTGCTCGCACCGCTCGCGTTCTCCGGAGCCTCGTGGGATGCCACGCGGGGCTGGATCGGCAAGTGGGCCATGTTCGTCATCGCGCTGATCTGTTCGAAGTTGGTCCTGGTCGTTATGTTCCTGGTCGCCATCACGCAGGTGTCTGCGCCGATCGATGGGGACCTGTCCTCGGTCAGTGACCCGATCGCCGGGATCGTGCTCATGGCGATGGCCGCCTTCGCGCCTTACCTCACGTACAAGTTCCTGTCGTTCGTCGGCTTCGACATGTACCACGCCATCGGGTCCGAGCAGGACGCCAAGAACGCCCTCAACCGGCCCGTCCCCACGCCGACCAAGCCGGCCGGCGACGGACCGAAGAAAGTCCTCGACAGCGGTGGTGAGGGCAGCAAGACCGGTGGCGGCGGTGGCGGCGGAGGTGGGGGTGAGAAGAATCCGCCCCAGCCGAAGAACCCCGCATCCCAGGCCTCTGAGAGCACCGCAGGAGCAGGCAGAGGTAAAGCTGCCGCTGGGGCTGGAGGAGGCAAAGCCGCCGCAGGCGGGTCCGTGGGAGCTGGCGCGAGCGGCGGAGCAGGGGCAAGCGCCGGTGCGGGCGCGGCGGCCGGTCCCGCCGCGGCGGCAGTTGTGGCAGCGAAAGTCGCCAAGGACGCCGCCACCGCCGGACCCAAGGCCGGCAAAGCCCTCGGCGGCCAAGGCGAGACCGCCACGGACTCCGCCGCTCAGACCGGAAGCACGCCACCGCCAGCGGCGCAGAAACCGCAGCCGTCCACTTCTGCACCGAAGACCCCGTCCTCGGGGCCGTCGCAGCCGACTCCGCGTCCGCCGAAGCAGCCGCCGCCGGCGCCCAAGCCGACCGGGAAGGAGTGA
- a CDS encoding SCO6880 family protein translates to MSTTKNERTVSSELVPVKFSRLTRRGILLGLSLAQLITLAIGILAIVGALYAGGGILLAYTAPVWVPAAALTWIPIAGRPAVEWLPVAFWWLWRTTGGQLLYRRRIVTPRPAGTLALPGDMSRLREYTDPETNAGMIHDPHQQTLTVVCEVSHPAFVLLDPGEQERRVTSWGRVLATVCRSGRIATLQVLERTLPDSGTGLAEWWATHGTDDDSWASTTYAELIERAGPAGERHATTLSLSLDIKNAARQIRTAGSGIRGGAAVLRQEMSTLVAALRSADLTPSGWLTPGQIAVILRGAYDPAIAATLARHGELGQNLATAGPVAVNESWTRLRTDSAHHAVLWVSEWPRSMVYPGFLSPVLLSTGIQRSFSLICTPMRSDQAARDIRKKKVENISNHAQRAKIGQIEDAAQTAEYQDVLQQEADLTAGHGVLRYTGLISVSAPTVEELDAAVAALEQAAIQASCETRLLVGQQAAAFTAAALPLCRRI, encoded by the coding sequence GTGTCTACAACGAAGAACGAACGCACAGTGTCGTCGGAGCTGGTGCCGGTCAAATTCTCCCGCCTCACCCGCCGCGGCATCCTGTTGGGATTGTCGCTGGCCCAGCTCATCACCCTGGCTATCGGCATCCTTGCGATCGTCGGCGCTCTCTACGCCGGCGGCGGCATCCTGCTGGCCTACACCGCACCCGTCTGGGTGCCCGCCGCCGCCCTGACCTGGATACCCATCGCCGGGCGCCCAGCAGTGGAGTGGCTGCCGGTCGCGTTCTGGTGGCTCTGGCGCACCACCGGCGGGCAGCTCCTGTACCGGCGGCGGATCGTGACACCACGCCCGGCCGGGACCCTCGCGCTGCCCGGCGACATGTCCCGGCTCCGCGAGTACACCGACCCAGAAACGAACGCCGGGATGATCCACGACCCTCACCAGCAGACGTTGACGGTGGTGTGTGAGGTGTCGCATCCGGCGTTCGTGCTGCTCGACCCGGGTGAGCAGGAACGCCGGGTCACCTCCTGGGGCCGCGTCCTGGCCACCGTATGCCGATCCGGGCGCATCGCCACCCTCCAAGTACTGGAGCGCACGCTGCCGGATTCCGGGACCGGGCTCGCCGAGTGGTGGGCGACCCACGGCACCGACGATGACTCCTGGGCCTCCACCACCTACGCCGAACTCATCGAGCGGGCCGGCCCGGCCGGGGAACGCCACGCGACCACGCTGTCCCTGAGCTTGGACATAAAGAACGCCGCCCGGCAGATCAGGACCGCCGGCAGTGGCATTCGCGGCGGCGCCGCCGTCCTCCGACAAGAGATGAGCACGCTGGTCGCCGCCCTGCGCTCAGCCGACCTGACCCCATCGGGGTGGCTGACCCCAGGGCAGATCGCGGTCATCCTCCGCGGTGCGTACGACCCGGCCATCGCCGCGACCTTGGCGCGCCACGGCGAACTCGGGCAGAACCTCGCCACCGCCGGCCCCGTCGCCGTCAACGAATCCTGGACGAGGCTACGCACCGACTCGGCCCACCACGCGGTGCTGTGGGTCTCCGAGTGGCCGCGCTCGATGGTCTACCCCGGCTTCCTATCCCCGGTACTGCTCTCCACCGGCATCCAGCGAAGCTTCTCGCTGATCTGCACCCCGATGCGCTCCGACCAAGCCGCCCGGGACATCCGCAAGAAGAAGGTTGAGAACATCTCCAACCATGCCCAACGGGCGAAAATCGGGCAGATCGAAGACGCCGCTCAAACGGCCGAGTACCAGGACGTGCTCCAGCAGGAGGCCGATCTGACCGCCGGCCACGGCGTGCTGCGCTACACCGGTCTCATTAGCGTCTCCGCCCCGACGGTCGAGGAGCTGGACGCGGCCGTGGCGGCGCTCGAGCAGGCCGCGATCCAAGCCTCATGTGAGACCCGGCTGCTGGTCGGGCAGCAGGCCGCCGCCTTCACTGCCGCCGCGTTGCCGCTGTGCCGCCGCATCTGA